Proteins encoded in a region of the Moritella marina ATCC 15381 genome:
- a CDS encoding iron-sulfur cluster assembly scaffold protein, with the protein MHYSSEIQSMCPIQRGDLHASAPIPIEGRMINPKAVIAISGLSHGVGTCAPQQGAAKLTLNVKAGIIEEALIETIGCSGMTQSAAMAAEIMTGKTILEAMNTDLVCDAINVAMREIFLQFAYGRTQSAFSEGGLEIGAALEDLGQTQRSQVGTSYGTSAKGVRYLEIAEGYVTKLGLDDHNEVIGYEYVNLGKMMKAVNQGLQADEAMKSATGQYGRFDDAVKTINPREA; encoded by the coding sequence ATGCACTACTCTTCTGAAATCCAATCTATGTGCCCGATCCAACGCGGCGATCTTCACGCATCAGCGCCAATTCCAATCGAAGGTCGAATGATCAATCCTAAAGCAGTGATTGCGATCTCTGGTTTAAGTCATGGTGTCGGTACATGTGCGCCACAACAAGGTGCAGCCAAACTCACGCTAAATGTTAAAGCAGGTATTATTGAAGAAGCCTTAATTGAAACGATAGGCTGCTCTGGTATGACCCAATCAGCGGCTATGGCGGCTGAAATCATGACTGGTAAAACAATACTTGAAGCCATGAATACCGATTTGGTCTGCGATGCCATTAATGTTGCGATGCGTGAAATATTCCTCCAATTTGCTTATGGTCGTACGCAATCTGCTTTCTCTGAAGGTGGGTTAGAAATTGGCGCGGCTTTAGAAGACCTTGGACAAACTCAACGTAGTCAAGTTGGTACGAGTTATGGCACGAGTGCAAAAGGCGTTCGGTATCTGGAAATTGCCGAAGGTTATGTCACTAAATTAGGATTAGATGATCATAATGAAGTGATTGGTTATGAATACGTCAACCTCGGAAAAATGATGAAAGCGGTTAACCAGGGTTTACAAGCTGATGAAGCGATGAAATCTGCTACAGGGCAGTATGGTCGCTTTGACGATGCAGTTAAAACCATTAATCCACGTGAAGCTTAA
- a CDS encoding GGGtGRT protein codes for MTDHIMTNQTMTDDIVINRITTNQITALLSEMNLSSIDDAYQYCLAKGVDSKALVMETQPIAFDSAAEAYTIGTALALYRAASSAEEAANIIGEGLQAFTKEGSVAKQRQVGLGHGALAARLLNEKSQCFAFLAGHESFAAAEGAIKIALNVNKSRQSPLKVILNGLGKDAAYLISRINGFTYVRTQFDYDTNELKEVSRRAFSTGPRGDILCYGADDVREGVAIMHTAGVDVSITGNSTNPTRFQHPVAGIYKSECIRTGHPYFSVASGGGTGRTLHPDNVAAGPASYGMTDTMGRMHADAQFAGSSSVPSHVAMMGFIGMGNNPMVGATVALAVTVDQILNR; via the coding sequence ATGACCGACCATATTATGACTAATCAAACTATGACTGACGACATTGTGATAAACCGCATCACTACAAATCAAATTACCGCACTACTAAGCGAAATGAACTTATCGTCGATTGATGACGCTTATCAATACTGCCTAGCTAAAGGCGTCGACTCTAAAGCGTTAGTGATGGAAACCCAGCCTATTGCATTCGATAGTGCTGCTGAAGCATATACCATCGGCACTGCGTTGGCGTTATACCGCGCCGCGAGTTCTGCTGAGGAGGCCGCCAATATTATAGGTGAAGGACTACAAGCATTTACGAAAGAGGGCAGTGTCGCTAAACAACGTCAAGTTGGACTGGGTCACGGCGCACTTGCAGCGCGATTATTGAATGAGAAGAGCCAATGTTTTGCATTCCTTGCTGGCCATGAGTCTTTCGCCGCGGCAGAAGGTGCTATCAAAATTGCGCTGAATGTGAATAAATCACGCCAATCACCGTTGAAAGTGATCCTGAATGGCTTAGGTAAAGATGCCGCTTATCTTATCTCGCGTATCAATGGCTTCACGTATGTTAGAACACAATTTGATTATGATACAAATGAGTTAAAAGAAGTGAGCCGTCGTGCATTTTCAACGGGACCTCGCGGTGACATTCTTTGTTATGGCGCAGATGATGTGCGTGAAGGTGTCGCGATCATGCACACTGCGGGTGTTGATGTGAGTATTACGGGTAATTCGACAAATCCAACGCGATTCCAACACCCTGTTGCCGGCATTTATAAATCAGAATGTATTCGCACGGGTCATCCTTATTTCTCAGTCGCATCTGGTGGTGGTACAGGCCGTACTTTACATCCGGATAATGTTGCGGCAGGTCCGGCATCGTATGGCATGACAGATACCATGGGACGCATGCATGCTGATGCACAATTTGCGGGCAGCTCATCAGTCCCATCTCATGTTGCGATGATGGGATTTATTGGCATGGGGAATAACCCGATGGTGGGGGCGACTGTTGCACTCGCGGTGACGGTTGATCAGATACTGAATCGATAA
- a CDS encoding GntR family transcriptional regulator: MSDLSSSVEAEGKSGSMPQDDKVYAHIFDAILERRLPPGTKLNEEALGDIFSVSRTIIRRALLRLSHEQVVVIRPNRGAVVASPSVEEAKQVFIARHTLEDAITKLAVINATSKQINHLRKLIVAENVATKQGDLGKAIRLSGEFHLKLAEMSGNAPLFNFQRSLVSLSSLIIAQYEVATSTHCVLDEHSGLLDAIEAKDTEQACLLMREHLEHIESKLNLDGETVSSDLHVVFSNVLSKK; the protein is encoded by the coding sequence ATGTCTGATCTCAGTAGTTCTGTTGAAGCAGAAGGCAAGTCAGGCTCGATGCCTCAAGACGATAAAGTTTATGCGCATATCTTTGATGCTATTCTTGAACGTCGTCTGCCGCCTGGCACTAAGTTAAATGAAGAAGCCTTGGGTGATATTTTTAGTGTTAGCCGGACGATCATACGTCGTGCACTGTTACGTTTATCGCATGAACAAGTTGTGGTCATCCGCCCTAATCGTGGCGCAGTGGTGGCATCGCCTTCTGTTGAAGAAGCAAAGCAAGTGTTTATTGCCCGCCATACCTTGGAAGATGCGATAACTAAGCTGGCCGTTATCAATGCAACGAGTAAGCAGATCAATCATTTACGTAAGTTAATCGTCGCTGAAAATGTCGCTACCAAACAAGGTGATTTGGGTAAAGCTATTCGCTTATCGGGTGAATTTCATTTAAAACTGGCAGAAATGTCGGGTAACGCGCCATTATTTAACTTCCAACGTAGCTTGGTATCACTGAGTTCGTTAATCATTGCTCAGTATGAAGTGGCGACGAGTACCCATTGTGTATTGGATGAACACAGTGGTTTACTTGATGCAATTGAAGCGAAAGACACGGAGCAAGCCTGTTTACTCATGCGTGAGCATTTAGAACACATTGAATCTAAATTAAATTTAGATGGTGAAACGGTTTCAAGTGACCTGCATGTTGTGTTTTCTAACGTATTAAGTAAAAAATAA
- a CDS encoding VC2046/SO_2500 family protein — MYVQSIRQHALIDELQLGQQLNKCALNGDRAKFALLLSMLSSDISDQKQIEIKQPVVDTSAYDAARMVRLNEYAATNNMAAMRLEICFSPEIGVAVGDTKYVPESVVQNSSYLLQQKLAHATLIKPTMSDLAQAGSPSDPLQDQLFPANIASSTANLLDVLNSYDANKPLKIRECS, encoded by the coding sequence ATTTACGTTCAATCGATACGACAACACGCTTTAATTGATGAGCTGCAACTTGGTCAGCAATTAAATAAGTGTGCTTTAAATGGTGATAGAGCAAAATTTGCTTTGCTATTAAGTATGTTGTCATCTGACATTTCTGATCAGAAACAAATCGAGATTAAACAACCTGTCGTTGATACGTCAGCGTACGATGCTGCCCGAATGGTGCGTTTGAACGAATATGCCGCGACGAACAATATGGCAGCGATGCGTTTAGAAATCTGCTTTTCGCCAGAAATCGGCGTAGCGGTCGGCGATACTAAATATGTACCTGAGTCTGTAGTACAAAATTCCTCATACCTATTACAACAAAAATTAGCGCATGCGACGTTAATTAAACCGACGATGAGTGATCTTGCACAAGCTGGATCACCATCCGACCCCCTTCAAGATCAACTGTTTCCTGCTAACATCGCTTCAAGCACGGCTAATTTATTAGATGTGCTAAACAGTTATGATGCTAACAAACCATTGAAAATTAGAGAATGCAGTTAA
- the xdhA gene encoding xanthine dehydrogenase small subunit — protein MIKFLLNQKMCQVSDLSPNTTVLNFLRQEEAKKGTKEGCASGDCGACTVVLGDVVDGRIRYTSVNACITFVSALHGKQLITVEDLKAKDGTLHQVQQALVDYNGTQCGYCTPGFVMSMFALSKNTPSADKEAIFEALAGNLCRCTGYRSIIDSAMSLAEQPHVVDAFERLEAETVAKLNTIECSGTQTLSGNGQTAYSPDNVADLATLLVKHPDARIVAGGTDLALEITQFHRPINTLISVGNVAEMKDITVTDSHIEIGAARSLTDSYSTLAQYFPDFGELLHRFASLQVRNQGTIGGNIGNASPIGDTPPALIALDAQVELRCGNDVRLMDLDDYFVGYKLTAQKAAEFITKIIIPLPTDAQIFRTYKLSKRLDDDISAVLGAFNITLKDNIVTDIRIAFGGMAATPMRAQHAEQVLLGAAWEYQNVAAAMQALAKDFSPLSDFRASKEYRALTAKNLLKKCYLELQNTTIETRVTSYV, from the coding sequence TTGATTAAGTTTCTACTTAACCAAAAGATGTGTCAGGTATCTGACCTTTCACCCAATACCACGGTACTGAATTTCTTACGCCAAGAAGAAGCGAAGAAAGGTACTAAAGAAGGTTGTGCATCAGGAGACTGCGGTGCTTGTACCGTTGTACTTGGTGACGTTGTCGATGGACGGATCCGCTATACATCCGTTAATGCGTGTATTACGTTTGTATCCGCATTACATGGTAAGCAGCTGATCACGGTCGAAGACCTTAAAGCAAAAGACGGTACCTTACATCAAGTGCAACAAGCGCTGGTTGATTACAACGGTACCCAATGTGGTTATTGTACCCCCGGCTTTGTTATGTCGATGTTTGCATTAAGCAAAAACACGCCTTCAGCCGATAAAGAGGCCATTTTTGAAGCGCTAGCGGGTAACTTATGCCGTTGTACGGGTTATCGCTCCATTATTGATTCTGCGATGTCTTTGGCAGAGCAGCCGCACGTTGTTGATGCTTTTGAACGTTTAGAAGCTGAAACGGTTGCGAAACTTAACACCATTGAATGTAGTGGTACACAAACGCTATCAGGTAATGGTCAAACGGCTTATTCACCGGATAATGTAGCGGATTTAGCCACGTTATTGGTAAAACATCCAGATGCACGTATTGTGGCGGGTGGCACCGATTTAGCTCTCGAAATAACCCAGTTCCACCGTCCTATCAATACCCTTATTTCGGTTGGTAATGTCGCTGAAATGAAAGACATCACAGTGACTGACAGCCATATCGAGATTGGTGCAGCAAGAAGTTTAACGGATAGCTACAGCACATTAGCGCAATACTTCCCTGATTTTGGTGAGCTCTTACACCGCTTTGCGTCACTGCAAGTTCGTAATCAAGGGACGATCGGTGGCAATATCGGTAACGCGTCGCCAATTGGTGATACACCGCCAGCTTTAATTGCCCTTGACGCTCAAGTTGAACTGCGTTGTGGTAACGACGTGCGTTTAATGGATCTAGACGATTATTTTGTTGGCTATAAACTTACGGCACAAAAAGCGGCTGAATTTATTACCAAAATTATTATTCCATTACCGACTGATGCGCAAATATTCCGAACGTATAAATTGTCTAAACGTCTTGATGATGATATCTCTGCGGTACTTGGTGCGTTTAATATTACCTTAAAAGATAATATTGTTACTGACATTCGTATTGCGTTTGGTGGCATGGCTGCGACGCCAATGCGCGCGCAACATGCAGAGCAAGTATTACTTGGCGCAGCGTGGGAATACCAAAATGTAGCGGCTGCTATGCAAGCACTCGCGAAAGACTTCTCGCCACTCTCTGATTTCCGTGCCAGTAAAGAATACCGGGCATTAACAGCGAAAAACTTACTGAAAAAATGCTATTTAGAATTGCAAAATACAACAATTGAAACGCGGGTAACGTCTTATGTCTAA